In the genome of Microplitis demolitor isolate Queensland-Clemson2020A chromosome 5, iyMicDemo2.1a, whole genome shotgun sequence, the window aaagttgcaaaaagTGAAGTTGTCAATAACTTGttgtcaagttggtcggaaacgaatgaatgaccaactttttcacgatcaactcgtgttatcagggtaaGTTTGCCGCATAAATTGGCATtctcataagttgacggcaacTGGTTGCCaaatttctgagaaagtttaaattccattagttgacggaaagttgccttcaattttatCAGAATGTTTGTATCAGCTGTTAGTCAACAATTACAAAAGATGAAAGTTATGAAAAAGTTGACGCTAACTTGATCGCAACTAATTGACGCCAACCTTCTGACCAGGAAGTCTTCGTATTAGGGCACATTGCTCTAAAGTTTCAACaactttaacaaaaaatattcaaaataacattcaattatgtttacaaaagtgaatttggaatgtttaaaaagtagaaattttttttatagaattttggGGTACTTCGTTTTACCTACCTCACCCCTTCCTCTATATGCCCCATATAGCCAATGCATTGATACATatatgtcacatatatattttttcgtatgcgtttaagtaatatatatatattcatgcgccggcaaaaaaaaaaatttttttttcaggtctcctagtttcaaaagttttcttaGGTCCTCAAAAAAATCTTCCTGAAAAATCAgcttgaaatgttaaaaattgaactggcgctaataaaatttattttcccatttaaaatgtacgtatatacattttatttctttatttttcaaggaaaatttttttatgtgtaattattagtttttcatttttggtatttaattaatgatatttttttttctgatctgaatttgaattttttttacagaaagtcGATTTTATCGACTGATTGACACAGATAAAGTAAAAACGTTAATCGCTAtggttttaaattagttaatacCTTGAAagcttgatatattttttgtattttcgtAACAAGTGTAACAACTCAAGACATTTTTGTGaggaattcaattttctataaagtttttttttttttttttccaaaatcaaagttcataattttgtagaaaattaaattgcctacaaaaaagttatttagtcTTTTCTTCTAAcgattattagaaaaaaagttatgaagcttgaaacaatagtgaattcaaaaacttaatgTAATACACacagttttaaaaaaccatttccgaattttattgcatatagatttttatacggtgaatctatatattatttataatcaatcaGCTGTTTTATAAAGGTTTCTTGCTTATTTTctgtatagatttaaaaaaaaaatagtttttttgaaaaattaaaattttttctctttctttgtttttaaataaaaaaaaaaaacgttctgttttgaaagtaaggaaaattattttcataagttaaaaaaaaaattcacagatGGCATTagctcaaataaaaaaaaaaactgaaatttctgtcaaaaaacagTTTAATATCAtagaaacataaaattatattatttaatatagtttaaatcttcgtaatttttttctaagcattctaacaagaaaaaagactaaataactttaatttcctacaaaattattcaatttgattttcgaaaaaaaaattttttaatagtcttattttcaaaaaatgacagGATATGAATATTCTTTAAGCTGCTCTTTTgggaagattttttttgtttttactcaACACTAGCTTttgagaccataagaaaaaaaataattttttttcgaaatactctactatatacgtatatgtagTATACTTGTGCACAATAAGTaagacaaagaaataaaaattttcaatgttcaAGAATTGTTCTAAAGAATAAAagtgactttaaaaaaaaaatattttttccgaaaaatacTATGGGGTAAATAATCAAATCGCTGCAACAACCAAACTGTATATTGCATCAAGCCATTTAAAAGCGTCGGTGTATTATTGTAACTTCGTACCACTTGAAAGTGATGAAGATCGCGTGAACCCATACAGGTTTTTTACAGAGTATATATACAAGGCTATTGGAACGTTTAAGGATTTATTTACACGACTATTGATAAGCACTGGAAATTATCAATCGTATTTCAAGTTTGATAGCTTTACGAATTGTCTCTAAGCTCATTATATACTgtacaaatttcaaaaatgaaatgaaaatatatcttttCAAGGTTGCACTCACACCTTACTTCATTAGAATATATGTAGTAGCCCATcggtcataaatttttttttataacaatagtGTAATACTTTAAGTGTAAATCCTAAACTTCCTTCACAaagaagatttatttaaaacggaCAATTGAAGAGGTGTGAAGTCTTCATATATCTATTGAACTTATTGTCTAGACATTGGCGCCAGATTTTTAATCCTGGGACCCTCATGGCCtaggtacatatatatacattgtcTGCAGTTACTGTAAGTGTGAAACATTCACTTGGGAGCTGACAGGATATTCAAGGCAGAGAAGGGAgaagtagataattttaaacagaGAAAATAGAATACAGTTCGGTGACGTACAAGCCACGTTTGCCTATAAATTGGCGTACCTGGAGGCTTCAGACATCAGTTACCTCAGCGACTTCCATAAGTTAGCATCGCAATCTACGCTCTAACTTAGTACATACTGTTGAAACTtccgatatttatttaaatctaacaatttaataaacaaccAAGTGAAAATGTCTACTTTCGATTTcgactttatatttaatgaacacAATCCATCATTGGAGTTCCAAACTTACGCATCTTCACCAGAAAGTATACCATCAGCTGTCTCAGAAGAATCAAGTTTTTCTCCATCCCCCAGTTCTGATGGAGTCCAGTTTGCTAATAATCCACTGGGAAATATTGTAAAAGTGGAGGAAGATTTAGAAGAAACACAAggtaattaaacatttataaatgcaaattatttttttgacttttcttaaaatttattatttcaattactgaTAATCACGCTagttgttcaaatttttttttttgaagtgtgtaaagtacttttaaaaatttaatttattattcatactcgtttattatattctaacttctcgaaattttattGCGGTGAACTATAGtttcaattcatttaatatagATCAAGTGTTATTTttagagtattttaaaaaaaaaaaaaagtataaaaagctttttagtaactatttttgatgatttatttgttctttcgttgcaacttaaaaaaataactttataaatatttatctattaagtgagtaaataattattacaatattctcattttgttttataggTAGTAACTCAAAAAGAAGACTACGAACTACATTCTCCAACGATCAgcttctttatttgaaacaattaTTCGCCGAGAGCAAATACTTATGTCGTCCAAAAAGAATTATGACCGCAACTAAACTAGGACTCCAAGAAAGACAGGTAAGatgatttttctatttttatttttacttattcgcGAAATTGACATTATATGTGTTAAAaacagtgtttttttttttaattcatttataagtAGCTAATTTtctgatgaaatattttatttgaattattaaattcacaaattaaattatctaatatcaccaacaaaaattagtatcaggggtttgtttatatatgataCTACAGTTAGCTAAcgtctaatcatttttttttataaacgataaaaaacgaatatttcaaaaattgcacctataatttttatacttctctacatgtgcatatttttagtttttttttttttttttttttcaattaattcatttaatagagtaaaaaaattgttaattgttggCTAACTGCAGGatctttgtaaatattgataaaatctcaGACGGAGAAACTATTCTCGTTTAAAATGCTATGGTATTATAGTTTAGTCGGACAATATTGACCACGTGGCGGAAATCGAAATAAACACTTgctaaaattactatatatagtaaaatagACAGTGATTATATCACAAATTACTGTCGccattggaaattttactatagtcGTACTAATTGTTTCATGTGTCTATTTCAATTTTCGTCACGTAGCCAACATGGTCCGGCTTTACTATAACACTATATAGCATTTCAaacgaaaacaatttttctgtgcaataatcaatttaaatttaaaaatatagaatttttgatttgataaataaataaatgaataaattaaaagttaattggtGTAAGAATttgttacataaaaaaaaaaatcaggttCTTACATGATTCTTTACACCTAATATAGGAATATGTCCGCAAATCCGTAATTAGTAACAAAATAAtgtctacaaattattataaaaccatACATTGAtatgatatttcaaaattattaatttcataattattttacagataAAAGTCTGGTTTCAAAATCAACGCATGAAGCAGAAGAAATTAGAGAAGGAAAATGAAGACACCAATAACGGAAAAATCAGTTCATTTTCCGCAAATAACGATGTAAAAAAGAGGAGTAATCAGTTGATCGCCACAGAAGATGCAAAGTTCAGAAGAATGAATACATCGGCTGGATTCAGGCCAACAGTACATCATCATCTACCACAAAATATCGACTCGAACACCAAATtatataatagttatttttcaaataccgTCAACTATCAAACTGCATACAGCGGGAGTCAGCAAACCGGAAATATTAACTACACCGAGAGCTGTAGTTATGGAAACTATAACACCAAcgtatataataatgataacaattgcTGCTACTCAACCAAGAACGTAATTAATAGTAACCAAAACACATGTAGTTATTTTTCACAACCTGTAGATAAAGACATGAATTGTAATGACTATGAAATCTACtatgaaaattctaaaatcgGTGTTAGTGATCTTAACTTATACTCAATCGGAGAAAATCAGACTTCAGAacaaaatttgagtttttctacaaaatctgAACCAtcatttgattttttcgaCGATATCAATGGATCCAATTTTTTAAGCACTGTGCTAGAtgtataatgattattaaatagataTACAGTTGTTGAGTGAGACTGATGTTTCTATAAGTGATGTCAAGTATTAAGTAGATATTTAATTCAACCGgccaattaaattatgaatactttttgtaaataatgcaCTCCAAAGCCATGCGTTAAGTCAATATAAGTCCACTTGCCAAATACTATTTGgccataaacaataaaaaactatagttttacTTATGACCTTAAAAGCCGAACACATTCAATGTGTGTTAAAATACAcgaagagaaaattatggtaactgttcctataatactattgtaaacataatattatggtaatcattcccataatgtacggaaattattatcattatattatggtaaccgttaccataatatcacggtaacgattaccataatattatggtaacaatatcatagttacatggtaacaattaccatgattccatagaAACTATTCCGATTCCATATGgaaattatacccataattataggaatgattaccgtaatatatatactatattactataatttatatatactatgttactataattttcgcTCCGTGTAATATGTTTGTAACAAACTTAGCTTTATAGtgtatttagatttttctattttttttaaattttgatctggtaacattaattattattgtatctgAAAACTTATAGTGTTAGAAGAGAAAATACCAAATATTTGTCATagatattgtaaaaattttaatttattatgtcacttttttaaattacttgtaaGACGAATGTATAAAGCATTCCTAATCTATTTAACTTATTGTGATTACAATGTTAATTTACTGTCATAAATCACACGTTATTGATAGATCatcctaaattatttaatgtttatatataaaaccgaatatatattttgtaataatagaatattgataaaaattagtaatgatattatattcatttttatacactgtatttgcttttttataactcatggaaataataatttaataaaatatttttataactttttaaatatgctatttttttttctattcaatcatcaattattagttaatcttttatagttttcaaaatatatatttaagtaaaaatgtgACAACAAGAGGTcgtttatctaaatattttttcattagaaaaaatttcaatttttatttttatttaaattttttttataatcctgATGGAAACAAAGTTTGGATCCAATGTATGatctaatttgatctgatATTTTAGATCTGTATAAATCTATATTCTGTCTAGATTCATCCAGATCAAATTAGATAGTtggatattatatatatatatatatatatatatatatatatatatatatatatatatattgaataaaattaaagaaaacatcatttaaggatttttttttttttgagtattttaagtatattttacttgCGTTTGCGACCGGTGAAAAAGAAGGAATATTACATTTTCCTAACGAGTTCTATAATAaccttttttgttttactccACTTTTCTTGTAATCTAATTTAcctaataaaattagtttaccATTCCAGGTAATCAAAATTCAGTTCTGATGATAAGcagctattattttttactcacaaaattatatttttataagtatagtcgtttgaaaaattaattggtcAAATATCCAGCGCAAAAgaaaatatgacaatttttttttcatattttattatattgtcaTAATATGGAGAAGATGCAGAATAAATATTCACGCAGGGCTTAGCAAATATTGATGGAtatcatcataaataaatattttattgaacgcATGCCTGATTATTGCTCCTTATCATATCTTGAAAATGGCTGTGTACCGATcgttagttaataattaataaaaagcaaATGGCGTTCTGTGTTCTTCAATAGCTTTTGCCTTGATAGCCAAGCTGGCAGCAAGCTAGCGACAACCTATAGTAGTAACTTGCCactaccctgatagccaagttggcgagaaactgacgagaaacttgcagccgcaactggataCTAAGTTGACCGCCAATAGTtagtacctccaatagttgatatacattttctgaaaaagttggtagcaaaagttgcttgcaaaaggttgacaatcataagttgacggtaagtttcttttcaatttcctcagaaacttgcattccagttgcggctccatactggcgccaactttctgagaaatttggcggtaacttgtagccaaaagttgcaaaaagTGAAGTTGTCAATAACTTGttgtcaagttggtcggaaacgaatgaatgaccaactttttcacgatcaactcgtgttatcagggtaaGTTTGCCGCATAAATTGGCATtctcataagttgacggcaacTGGTTGCCaaatttctgagaaagtttaaattccattagttgacggaaagttgccttcaattttatCAGAATGTTTGTATCAGCTGTTAGTCAACAATTACAAAAGATGAAAGTTATGAAAAAGTTGACGCTAACTTGATCGCAACTAATTGACGCCAACCTTCTGACCAGGAAGTCTTCGTATTAGGGCACATTGCTCTAAAGTTTCAACaactttaacaaaaaatattcaaaataacattcaattatgtttacaaaagtgaatttggaatgtttaaaaagtagaaattttttttatagaattttggGGTACTTCGTTTTACCTACCTCACCCCTTCCTCTATATGCCCCATATAGCCAATGCATTGATACATatatgtcacatatatattttttcgtatgcgtttaagtaatatatatatattcatgcgccggcaaaaaaaaaaatttttttttcaggtctcctagtttcaaaagttttcttaGGTCCTCAAAAAAATCTTCCTGAAAAATCAgcttgaaatgttaaaaattgaactggcgctaataaaatttattttcccatttaaaatgtacgtatatacattttatttctttatttttcaaggaaaatttttttatgtgtaattattagtttttcatttttggtatttaattaatgatatttttttttctgatttgaatttgaattttttttacagaaagtcGATTTTATCGACTGATTGACACAGATAAAGTAAAAACGTTAATCGCTAtggttttaaattagttaatacCTCGAAagcttgatatattttttgtattttcgtAACAAGCGTAACAACTCAAGACATTTTTGTGaggaattcaattttctataaagttttttttttttttttttttttccaaaatcaaagttcataattttgtagaaaattaaattgcctacaaaaaagttatttagtcTTTTCTTCTAAcgattattagaaaaaaagttatgaagcttgaaacaatagtgaattcaaaaacttaatgTAATACACacagttttaaaaaaccatttccgaattttattgcatatagatttttatacggtgaatctatatattatttataatcaatcaGCTGTTTTATAAAGGTTTCTTGCTTATTTTctgtatagatttaaaaaaaaaatagtttttttgaaaaatgaaaattttttctcgttctttgtttttaaataaaaaaaaaaaacgttctgttttgaaagtaaggaaaaatattttcataagttaaaaaaaaaattcacagatGGCATTagctcaaataaaaaaaaaactgaaatttctgtcaaaaaacagTTTAATATCAtagaaacataaaattatattatttaacatagtTTAAAtcttcgtaatttttttctaagcattctaacaagaaaaaagactaaataactttaatttcctacaaaattattcaatttgattttcgaagaaaaaattttttaatagttttatttttaaaaaatgacaggATATGAATATTCTTTAAGCTGCTCTTTTgggaagattttttttgtttttactcaACACTAGCTTttgagaccataagaaaaaaaataattttttttcgaaatactctactatatacgtatatgtagTATACTTGTGCACAATAAGTaagacaaagaaataaaaattttcaatgttcaAGAATTGT includes:
- the LOC128667849 gene encoding homeobox protein Hox-A2-like, whose product is MSTFDFDFIFNEHNPSLEFQTYASSPESIPSAVSEESSFSPSPSSDGVQFANNPLGNIVKVEEDLEETQGSNSKRRLRTTFSNDQLLYLKQLFAESKYLCRPKRIMTATKLGLQERQIKVWFQNQRMKQKKLEKENEDTNNGKISSFSANNDVKKRSNQLIATEDAKFRRMNTSAGFRPTVHHHLPQNIDSNTKLYNSYFSNTVNYQTAYSGSQQTGNINYTESCSYGNYNTNVYNNDNNCCYSTKNVINSNQNTCSYFSQPVDKDMNCNDYEIYYENSKIGVSDLNLYSIGENQTSEQNLSFSTKSEPSFDFFDDINGSNFLSTVLDV